The nucleotide window ATATGCACGCTTAGTGACGACGGCAGCATGGACTGCGACAATCACGGCAACGGTTTTATTACTGGTTAAGGTTGTCACTTGGTGGGTGACAGGTTCGGTCAGCCTATTAGCCTCCCTTATTGACTCTATGTTGGACATTGCCGCATCAGTAGTGAATTTAGTTGTGGTCCGTTACGCCTTGCAGCCTGCAGACAGAGAACATACTTTTGGTCATGGCAAGGCAGAGTCATTAGCGGCTCTGGCGCAAGCGATGTTCATTTCCGGATCTGCGGTATTTTTGATCCTCAACGGGGTCGATCGTTTCTTCCGTCCTCATGCTTTGCATGCTCCCGAGCTAGGGGTTTATGTCTCATTGTTTGCTATGGCAGTGACGTTCGGCTTAGTGACTTTTCAGAAACATGTTGTGCGGTTGACTGGTAGCCAAGCGATTGCCGCCGATTCTCTCCACTATCAAACCGACCTTTATATGAATGCGGCGATTATGGTTGCGCTTGGGTTGAGTTATTTTGGCGTTACACAAGCTGATGCGGTGTTTGCGATTGGCATTGGTGTGTTCATTCTGTACAGCGCTGTCAAAATGGTCAATGAAGCGACTCAGACTTTACTAGACAGAAAACTGCCGGATACCGAGTTAGAAGAAATCCGCGCGCAGTGCTTGAGTGTGAAAGGGGTGAGAGGGGTTCATCAACTACGAACCCGAATGTCCGGGCCGACGCGTTTTATTCAGTTACACCTTGAGCTAGACGACGACTTACGTTTAATCGAAGCTCACTATATTGCTGATAAAGTAGAAGAAAATTTACTTGCAGTGTTCCCTGAAGCGGATGTGCTGATCCATCAGGATCCTATATCTGTCATTTATGGACCAGAGAAAGAACAGAAACAACAAGACTGGTAGCGCTCGAAAAATAGTAAGACGTCTGACGACAAACGGGCGCTTATTGTCTATCTTTCCATCAATACGTTTTAAGAATCCTGATACTGATGTGAATCAACGAAGTTGCTAAGAGAAGCTGTAATACTCTTACATAAGTAGAAAAGTTACATAAAAATGTGTGTTTTCATTGGTAATCCGGTATAGGAAATGTAACATAACGCACAGTTCTGGATTATGCAGGTTGCTTGGTGACAAGGGGCCTAAAAGAAAATTATATAATTGATTGCCAAAGATCGAGGGTGAGCATGATTAAGAAGATCGGTGTTTTAACAAGTGGCGGTGACGCACCTGGTATGAACGCTGCAGTACGCGGCGTGGTACGCACAGCACTTTCTGAGGGATTGGAAGTTTACGGTGTGTACGACGGCTACCTAGGTCTTTATGAAGATCGCATCACAAAACTAGATCGTTCTAGTGTTTCTGATGTTATCAACAAAGGTGGTACGTTCCTGGGCTCTGCTCGCTTCCCTGAATTCAAGGAAGTGGCAGTACGCGAAAAAGCAATTGAGAATCTGAAGAAACACGGTATCGATGCACTGGTTGTTGTCGGTGGTGACGGCTCGTACATGGGGGCGAAGAAACTGACTGAAATGGGTTACCCATGTATCGGTCTGCCAGGCACTATCGATAACGATATCGCGGGTACGGATTACACCATTGGTTACCTAACTGCACTAAACACAGTTATTGATGCAATCGACCGTCTAC belongs to Vibrio sp. STUT-A11 and includes:
- the fieF gene encoding CDF family cation-efflux transporter FieF (FieF, a metal efflux transporter, is a member of the CDF (cation diffusion facilitator) family of transporters.); the encoded protein is MKHQYARLVTTAAWTATITATVLLLVKVVTWWVTGSVSLLASLIDSMLDIAASVVNLVVVRYALQPADREHTFGHGKAESLAALAQAMFISGSAVFLILNGVDRFFRPHALHAPELGVYVSLFAMAVTFGLVTFQKHVVRLTGSQAIAADSLHYQTDLYMNAAIMVALGLSYFGVTQADAVFAIGIGVFILYSAVKMVNEATQTLLDRKLPDTELEEIRAQCLSVKGVRGVHQLRTRMSGPTRFIQLHLELDDDLRLIEAHYIADKVEENLLAVFPEADVLIHQDPISVIYGPEKEQKQQDW